CAGACACAGATGGACATATTTGGTTGGTATTCaggttattttgaaacttttcaaGCCGTATTGCGGTTATAAAATGGCATCTCATATTGAATGTCTCGTTGGGAACAAGGTGTGTTTTGTCGATTATTCCCCCTTTAAAAGGTTTCCTTGCTTCACGTTCTTCGGTTTCCAAGAAATGATCCGAGAAAACCAAAGTTCATATGCAATCAAAATGCTTAAGGCTAAGAAAAATGTGCTGGCTGTTTCCTGATTTCCTAGGTTCTCAAGGCCGCGGAAGGGTGGGATTGAGGTTATGGCTGGCTCTTGGCTGTTTATAACTATCACCCCGGTTACTTCAACCAGAAACAGATGCAGCCTTTTCCGCTCGTATCAGCAACACAGCTCGAGCAGACATTCGTATGCTAGCAGCACATTACGGAGGTCATGCTCCTGTAACCAGCTTCCTTGCTCTATCAATCGTGTGCGGGCATCAACAACAGAGCCCAAGCGCAAGGACAGTGCTCTCACTGTGGACATATTCAATTTCCAGCTTTCGAGTTCTCTCATTCCTAGTTCTCTTCGATCATTCTTGTTTGATCCGTTAACTAAGAAAGCGGTAAATGTGGAAGAGAACATGGTGGGAAGAGACCGAGAATGCAATAAGGTCAAGGTTGGGGAGGAGTTGAGGAGAGCCAACTGGGTTGAAAGGATAATTGAACTTCAGAGGCAATGGAGGCAGAAGCAGCTCAAGGATGAAGAATGCAGCATACAGGAAGCCAGTGAAGATTGTGATGGAAATGGAGCTGAGGATTTTTGTGAAGTGGAATACGATGATGATGCAGCTGAAGACAAGGTGGAAGCAGAATCCTTCCGGAGGTTGATGAGCCATGTTTCTTGGTCAGACACCGAGCTCTTCGCTAAATTGGCTTCTCTGAGCAACTTGGCCTATGTGATCCCAGAGATTAAGGTACGTTCATCAACTGGTTTTATACTTCTCAGTGGTAAGAAAACATGGGTTGATATAACCACGAAGCTTCTTTTTAAATTGGATGCAATCTTTGTATTGTCAAAACTTGAATAGGAATCAAAATTCACCTCCAATCTGTCCGCCATATGAGGTTTTACAATTACTGCGTTCATCTGCAGACCAACATAATAAATATTATTTCAAATCAATTGGCGTCGTAACTAAAACGCCAACCAAGCAACggttttttaatttatttgcaGGCCAACGATCAAAGGAGATGCTATGGCCTAGACTTTGTAACTTCTTCCTTAACAAAGAAGGCAGAAGCAGCGGCCCTAAAAATGAAACTTGACCAGGATTCAACTAGTGTACCCCTGGAAACATCAGCAACTACAGAATCAGGAACAGAGAAAAGGCAGAATTCTAGGCAGAACCATCTCCCTCACCCATCAGTTGCATATGACATTGCAGCTTCTGCAGCATCTTACGTCCAATCCCGTGCCAAAGACCTTTTATCCATTGGTTCTGAACCCCAGATGGAGATCTCTGATGCAGTTCTGCATGCCAAAGGAAAACACCAGATAGAGGAAGAAGTGGGAACTCCTCCAGGAATACACAAATCGGAGATGGCTGCTTACGTTGCGGCATCATCAATGACAGCAGTGGTTGCAGctgatgagaagcaaaaacaggaggCAGCAAGGGACCTTCAATCACTTCATTCCTCACCTTGTGAATGGTTTGTTTGTGATGACTCGAGCATCTATACACGCTGCTTTGTCATTCAGGTAACAATTCAAGTAATCCAAGATTACATCCTCACACACTAGATTAACCTCAAGGTCCTCAACTGACAgttggagggaaaaaaaaaagaataaaatgatgatttatccAGGGACAATATTATGTTACTGAAAGAGTTAATTATCTGACATAAGAGGAAACCGAATAGCTTCAAAAGCTTGGTTAGGTAGGATGCCATATAGCTTTACAAACCTCTTACTTGCAAGCTGCAGGGGTCAGACTCCTTGGCGTCATGGCAGGCAAATCTCTTCTTTGAACCAACTAATTTTGAGGTACACATACAAAACCTATCCAGATCTAATTTCTAAAGAAGTGGCTATATTGTAGCTAAGCAAGTACTTAAATTGATAACTGCATACTGCAGGGAACAGATGTGTTGGTTCACAGAGGAATTTATGAAGCTGCGAAGGGAATATATGAGCAATTCATGCCAGAAATTACTCAGCACCTGGAAAGATTTGGTGATCGAGCAAAGCTTCAATTTACCGGCCATTCCCTTGGTGGTAGTCTTTCCCTTCTAGTCCATTTGATGCTACTGACAAGGGAAGTTGTTAAACCCTTATCTCTTCTACCAGTTGTCACTTTTGGATCACCTTTTGTGTTCTGTGGTGGCCAGAAGGTCCTTCACAAACTGGGTTTGGATGAAGATCACGTTCATTGTGTGATCATGCATAGAGATATTGTTCCAAGAGCATTCTCCTGTGTTTATCCAAACCATGTGGCGCAAGTCCTAAAGCGCTTGAATAGCACCTTCCGCTCACATCCTTGTCTAAATAAAAATGTAAGTATGCTCATGGCTCCCTCTCAAGATAAAGAATTACAAAAGGCAATTCAGTTAATATGCCTAAAGAAACAGGTAATGGAAGTATAATAGCCTATCATTAACATGTCTAAGATCTCCAATGCCAACTCTTTTCTATAACTATGCTATCCCCCTGTACCAacaaattttttctctttttgggtACAGAAGCTGTTATACTCTCCCATGGGTACAATATTTATTCTCCAACCAGATGAGATGTCATCCCCTCCACATCCATTGCTCCCTCCAGGCAATGCTCTATATGCATTAAAAAATACTCAGTCTGCTAATGTAGCAAGTGCTCTCAGGGCCtttctaaataccccacaccCATTGGAAACTCTCAGTGATCCTACAGCTTATGGTTCTGAAGGTACAATTCTGAGGGACCATGACTCCCGTAACTATCTTAAGGCAGTGAATAAGGTTATCAGGCAACACACAAGGCAGGATATTaggaaagcaagaaagcagagAAACCTACTCCGGCaactcttagcttcaaaatctCCCCATACATGGAGCAATGATTGCACTTCGGAAGAAAGGTTGGCAACAAAGGAACCAACTACCGGTGTCTAAGTTCTTCTAAACAAACTATTTTTGCACACAAAAGGGGCTGTTATTAAGAGCACAAATTGTTATAGTAACTAGCATCATTAATGATGTCAATATAGGTAGAAAAAGATGTTACTTCTAGTTAGTTGGAAAAATCCTTTTCAGTCCAATATTACAAATAGACTGCATGTGATGGCATTAAGGCCATTTATAAGTTACCAAgaccaaaatcatatttcagTCCAGTATTACAAATGGACTGCGTGTAATGGCATTAAGGCAATTTATATAATAACAAGAACAAATCCTTAACTCACAGGCAATctaataaaatgcctcaaattATATGAGACCATGACAACATTTTTTAAACTGGAAAAAGTTTATGACCTTACAAATCAGCAGGACACCTAGGACCACAATTCTCAATCTACTTATGACCAAAAAGACAGAAACATACTTCAGGAAATACAAATCCAAAAGCTTTGAAAACTTGCCAATGAAAAGAATTTACCAAATGGCAAAGCCAATACGAGGCCCAAAGAATGGCTTATAGATAACTAACTACCTGAGATAGCACCACTTTAGGACTACAGCAATGGCTTGGCAGATTCAAGGAAAGTAAACAAGATGGCGAATCTTTATGGCTGTTATGTTCATACACTCCTGAAGGCAAAGAAtaaaaacttgattttggtaCACAAATTCATTATTGAGGCTCAAAACTTATAGACTTGAACATAAACCCAGTAAGAACCCAAAGATATAAAGCAAACAAGACATTCACGCCAATAACGATAAGGAAATTTCCTAAACCTTGTTATCATAATGCATAAATTCCAATATCATCATCTTGTTGTCATGGTGCATAAATTCCAATATCATCAAAACTGATGTTTGCAGTTTCTCAAAGCATGACTTCTTGCAAAAGCTCAATATTGCAAAAAATTGGGTATTTCGTCGTAATGGGGTATAAGTTTACATTAGCATCACATGCACATGGAAGTGAATGGAGATCATTGTACAAGAGCATTTATTCAGCAAGAATATTGTAGAGGTTTGTGAAACAGCATTTATTAGAAGCAATAACTGTATCAGAAAACATGTGTAAATTGGTGATGTCTGCTATCCAACAAAATACAAGCATGGAACATATTATTATAAAAGCATGATGTACAAGGCAAATGGCTTGGTCACATCATTTCCCTTCAGCTGACTTTTTCTGCATATCTCAAATGCAGTGTTGAATAGCCCCAGGGTTGGCTGACTGCACATGAAACACTTCTTGTTTCTAGCATGATGCTGCAAAGCCAAAAAATTGTGGTCAACAACATATTTAAAAGTCATAGAACTAGCTGTTTACATGCAGTATTCGTTACAAGATAATCATTTAACTCTGTCAAACCAAGCATCTAGGgtttacatattttttttaacaaaaagcaAATGAAAGCAATTTGGAACAGAAGAAAGACATAGATGAATAACTAATACTTTTAGTGCACAATGCTCACAAAAGCAGTGCTTGCACTTGGTCACAACAGGATCCACAAAAGGTTACCTACaaatgaaacaagcaaaaggCAAGGAATCATCTTCATCCTCATCACTCTTCTCAGCGGTCCACTCATCCTCATCATCAATTCCCAAAGCCAAATTCCATTTCCTAACCCTCTCCGCTTCATCCCACTTCTTCTCTAGCTGCCATCCAGATTTATAATCCTTGCAGATATCTGGTTGATGGTCAAACCTTGCTGATACTCTAATGTGGGCAGATGCTCTAAGGGGTCCATGTGCGCCACCAGCTTCCTCACCGGAGAACATATGTTCTCGCGAAACCCAGACTTGTAATCAGTGTCTCCATGTATCCCTTTGTACAGTTTTTCATCATTAGTTGATGTGCCTTTTCCTTTCAATCCCTCCTCTGCTTGCTTGAGAACTCTCTCCCTGATTGCCTGAGCATCTCTTGAGAACCCAGTCTCAGTTTCTAATGTTGCTGTTGCTCTACCATCATGATGAACCTGAATTTCTTTAGAAGattcaaagcaaaaaaaatggGGTTCTTGAGTCTACAATAGTTTCTATCTCAATGGAACGCTTTGAGGATCCAATAGAGAAGTGTAACTTGTTGTTAGCTGCTGCTGGCTTCTTCTTATAAATTACAGAGCTCTCTGATGTTTTTGCCCTTAGATGGCTTTTTGAAGAAAATACAAACTGCAAACACATAAATGAGTCAATGATTTTATGTCAAGGTAAAAAATTAATAGTAGAAGTATACAACTACACAAGCTAGTAACAGAAAATCTTGGaaaaaacaaaatacaaaaagcAGCACCACCACAAAACACATACTACATGATATACACTCCTGATACCTGGATGACGAGGGATCATTTCCATACACAAGTCCTTTTACTAGACCTTATTACAACTGACTAGCAACCTATCAGCATTTGGCTTTCAGAAAGAACTTTCTTTCATGAATTTCTGTTTACGTAAAGGAAGCACTGGAAGGAAGAGTTGATAAGGGAGATGATGAGTCTCGAAGACTTGTTTCAAAAGATAACGAAAAGGATCCTTAACAGTACTAGATTATATTCGGATTTCCAGCTTTCAAGCAGAATTCACACAACTAGAATATTTACCATGATCATGAATCAAAGGAATATGTCAGCAACAGCAGAAGTCAACAACAATGACTTATTGCTAAAAATTTGAGAATTCGGGTGTTCTcacttttcaaaattattaaacaaAACAGTGAAAATAATATACGTTCCACTTTCCAGCTCTCCAAACAAGCTGCAAAAATGCAGTCTTTAGGCTATCACTACGCATAGATGCAAAACTGCAAACGTGCTCTGGAGAAAGAGTATCAATTCCAGCACTCGGGAGTCACTTTTACACACCTTCTATAATTATATTACTCCATATAAGCCAAACCCTAGAAATCAGGGAAAACCAAGAAAGCAGGTGAAAGAATACATCACAATGAAATAGAAATTAGCAACAGACTTAATAGCTAAGGTCTAAATGGGCAAAAGAAATCGCAAAAGAAGAACAAATATCGAACATTGCTGTTGTTGAGGTCCGACAGAGTCTGCCATTGAACACTTGACCCGAACCAAGTGACCAATTCCGGGCAGGCGGGAATTTAAGTGGACTCAGTAAATGTCGGCGATGATGACGTGCGCTGGCGACGATGGCATGGCGGCGGAGCCTGGTTCTTCGGGGTTGTAGGGAAAGAGAAGAGGAGCTAGAAGTGAATTGACGCGGGAGGAGAGCCGGTGGACTGGCGATGGTTATTAAGCTTTGAGAGAGTTCAAAATTTCAGTCCGGCGTTTCCGTTGCTGGGGAGATGGCGAAGAAGCGTGACTTCCAATTTGTTCAGCATATCGCGCCTTCGGGCTTGACATTAGTACAACCCGTGTTGTCAAGAAGATTTGAGTAGAATTGGggttgtttttattattattttttgttaaaaataaagattttaaataaaaattttcatatatcTAAAGGCCAGAagtactttattttttagttagtgatttcataatttagaTTTCATGAATAGTATCATTCTTGATATTTTTAAATTCACGACCaatgaatattatttttttattttctatataATTTGCCCTCTTAGTTAAAATTACTTAGTTGAAGGGtaaaatatttattatttacttttttgcATTTAATAGGTGTGGTGATGTTTCCTTTCTATTTAACCtcatattaataaaaaaaaccttcatattaatatatttcaaacaaaattccTCTATGAGTGGAGCCGCTTCTTACTTTTTGAATTCAAAAGACATGAAAGgatatataataattttaaaaaaaaataaatttctataaaaaaaaaaaagaatgaagtgtTAGAAacattttgacttaaccataCTAAAAACCcattctcaaatttatataaatatagatttgattgatttttacTTTTCAAAATGTTTTGGGACGATGAACTTTATCTTGGTAAGGATTAATTACTTGATAAATCCAATAGTAAATGCTCCAAATAAAACCGAGGAGTCTATTAGTTCCACATCAAATAAACTCCAAATAAGATTGTAGTGTCTActttaaagaaaatttttgtttggatagtagattatttgg
This portion of the Coffea arabica cultivar ET-39 chromosome 2e, Coffea Arabica ET-39 HiFi, whole genome shotgun sequence genome encodes:
- the LOC140037115 gene encoding phospholipase A1 PLIP1, chloroplastic-like; its protein translation is MAGSWLFITITPVTSTRNRCSLFRSYQQHSSSRHSYASSTLRRSCSCNQLPCSINRVRASTTEPKRKDSALTVDIFNFQLSSSLIPSSLRSFLFDPLTKKAVNVEENMVGRDRECNKVKVGEELRRANWVERIIELQRQWRQKQLKDEECSIQEASEDCDGNGAEDFCEVEYDDDAAEDKVEAESFRRLMSHVSWSDTELFAKLASLSNLAYVIPEIKANDQRRCYGLDFVTSSLTKKAEAAALKMKLDQDSTSVPLETSATTESGTEKRQNSRQNHLPHPSVAYDIAASAASYVQSRAKDLLSIGSEPQMEISDAVLHAKGKHQIEEEVGTPPGIHKSEMAAYVAASSMTAVVAADEKQKQEAARDLQSLHSSPCEWFVCDDSSIYTRCFVIQGSDSLASWQANLFFEPTNFEGTDVLVHRGIYEAAKGIYEQFMPEITQHLERFGDRAKLQFTGHSLGGSLSLLVHLMLLTREVVKPLSLLPVVTFGSPFVFCGGQKVLHKLGLDEDHVHCVIMHRDIVPRAFSCVYPNHVAQVLKRLNSTFRSHPCLNKNKLLYSPMGTIFILQPDEMSSPPHPLLPPGNALYALKNTQSANVASALRAFLNTPHPLETLSDPTAYGSEGTILRDHDSRNYLKAVNKVIRQHTRQDIRKARKQRNLLRQLLASKSPHTWSNDCTSEERLATKEPTTGV